The DNA segment ATCTTGCATATCGTATTCATAAGCAAAAGGGTTGCGACGACGGGTCATTTGCTGATCTGCATTTGCTTTTTCTGGGGTGTCCTGAATCCCCATGTCTTTTACAATATGGGATTTCAGCTGACCATGCTAGCCTCCTGGGCGATCGCATGGACTTCGAGAAAGTCCGCTTACCTTGAAATAGGCGTTCCTACCCTGAAAGGCCTTTTGTTAAGCGCTTCAGTACTTCTTTTTACCATGCCCTTCATCTTATGGAACATGGGGTCGGGGTCGCTTGTCAGTCTATTGCTGTTACCTCTTATCACGCCCCTGGTCACGCTTATCCTTGTCCTGTTCCTACTCAATCTGGTTTTGAGCGTGCCGATAACAGAAGCGATGATAGCTTTTGCAGCCGATGGCTTGGCAAACTGGATAAAGGCTTTGGTCCTATGGTCCCATCCGCTGACTAAGCTGAATGTATCGATGGATATGACCCTGGTGCTGGCCCTGATAGTCATGATGATCGGTTTGATCGTATCCCATAGGCTTAAATTCGTAGGGTTCGGATTGGGACACAGGATGATCCTGAGCGCCTTCATATGCGGTGTGCTTGTGATGGGCAGAGTGGATTGGGGAACCGTCATAAGGACGTATGCTTTGAGCGACGGGGAGAGCTATCTGATCAAAACACCTCAAGCCACCGTAGTCTATGATGCCGGAAACGATGAGGAGCTTATAGGACTTTTAAGAAAATCCGGTGTGTGCGTGGTGGATTACCTCGTGATCAGCCATCCACATCAGGACCATATCGGACAGCTTGGAGACCTGCTCGATGCGTTTTCTGTGGGGGAAGTGATTCAGGACATAGACGGCTACCGATTGCTTGAGCTTGAAGGAATGACGATGGAACTGTTTCGGATAGAAAGTCCTGTTACGGATATGAATGACCGATCCATCTCTCTGCTGATCAATGCACCGATGGCGACGGTTCTCCTTACAGGAGACCTTGAAGAGGAAGGGATGCTCGACCTGATCGCAAGGCTTGATTGTGATGTGGATATACTAAAGGCACCCCATCACGGCAGCTATAACGGGTGTTATCAGCAGATGCTTGTACATTTTGACCCTGAATATGTGATCATCAGCGGCGGAAGGGGGAAAAGGGTGGATAAATCAAAAACAATACATGATTTAACTTCCATGAATCTGCCCTTTTATGATACCATGGTACATGGTGAACTGGTCATTCGAAGGCAGAATGACGGATTTATCATCGAGACTTTGGGAGATTAAGGGATGTCATATAAAGAGTTTTATGAAGATATAAAAAGCGAATCGTTTAAATCATTATACGTGTTCTATGGACCTGAAAAACTGTTGATTGAAAGTATGCTCGAACAGGCAAGAACAAAATGCCTTCTAGAACATGTCGCAGACTTCAACTACGTGGTCAAAGAAGCGGAAGGTATTACCTATCAGGATGCTTTTAGCATGATTGAGATGTTGCCGGTGATGGACGAGCGCAGAATTGTCGTGTTGAAGGAGCCCACATTTTTAGTCAAAGACGAATGGGGAGACAAATCCGTAAGTTCCTTCATCAAGTACCACGAAAACAATCAACAAATCATGACGATACTCGTGATGAGCGGTATCGACAAGCGTAAAAAAGCCTTTAAGGACATCGCAAAGATCGGAAAACTTGTACATTTCGACCACCTGGATGAGAGAGAATTGTTCAAGTGGATCAAGCAGGAGGCGAAAAAAGGCGGGAAGACCATCAGCGACAGCGCATGCCACGTTTTTGTAGACCGGACAGGGTATTTGAACAAAGAGACCGAAATGGACCTGTACGGTCTCTTGGGCCTGATCAAGACGCTGATGCACGGAACGTCTTCGGATGAGATTACAAAAGAACAGGTGATCAGCGCCCTTAAGCTTTCGGTGGACGCCAATATCTTCGTGATGGTGGACAGTCTGTTCGAAGGACGGGCAAAGGTCGCCTTCAATCAGCTGTATGCCCTTGTCGAAGGTGGAGAAGCTGCGATCAAGATCATGTTTATGATTCAAAGACATATCAGACAGCTCTTGAAAGTGAAACTGCTTGCCAAAGAAGGGTTTTCTGCAAAAGCGATTTCGGATACGCTGGGCTTAAAACCTTTTGTGGTGAAGAAAAGCCTGAACCAGGTGTCGAGACTTTCGGTGGAGAGTTTGAGAAACATGCTTTTTGATGCGCAAAGGGCCGATGCGAACATGAAGTCCAGTCTGGACCCTCAGACGGTGCTTGAGACGTTGATGACGAGGATTTTGAGTCGGTAGGGGGTAGTTTTGATTGGTGATTGAGGATTAGAAGATAGGAAGATTGGGAGAAGGGTCCTCACCGGGTGGTGGGGATTTTTGTTTTTTGGGGGCAAAAATGAGTTTAAGCCCATCTGTGGGGGATGAGCTTGGGGTGGGGTGTGAACTTGATTTAAGAGATTTGTCTCTGCGGGTCCTTGCCCGTGAACCAAATACGTTCACTTCCGCAAGTCACGAACGGACTAATAGCCTCCGTGAACAAAAGACGTTCACTTTCAGGCCTGCGAACAAAGTACGTTCGCAGTAAAAAACACATCAACAAGTTGATGTGTTAGTAGACACGTATTAGGGAATATCTTTACATTAACCTAAAGCGTTAACGCGTTTTGCTAATCTTGAAACCAATCTAGAGGCTGTTGCCTTATGGATTGTTCCTTTTGTAGCAGTCATGCTAATTGTTTTAGTAGCTTTTTGTAGACGCTCAGCAGCCAAAGCTTTGTCTCCAGATTCTACCGCTTCATTAACACGTTTGATTGCTGTTCTCATTGCTGACTTTCTAGATTTGTTTCTAGCAGTCTTAGTAGCGATAACAGAAATTCTTTTCTTTGCAGATTTGATATTTGCCACAATTACACCTCCCTTACAGGTTGACTAACAAAAGTATTCTACCACGCCTTACACATCAAAGCAAGTAAAATATAGTAGTTTTCAAATACATTTTGCGCACTTTCATTAGAGTATCACAAAAAAGGTATCATGTCATTAATTTTCGTGGTATAATTTGATGTAATTTTGGAGAAATCAAAAACATGAAATTAAATGTATAGATAAAGGAGTGCGTGTTATGTCTAAGAGACAAGAACACATTCGCAATTTTAGTATCATTGCTCATATCGACCACGGTAAGTCGACCCTTGCGGATCGACTGATCGAAACGACCGGTATGCTCACAAAACGTGAGATGAAAGAGCAAATCCTTGACAGTATGGATCTAGAGCGCGAACGTGGTATCACAATTAAATTGCAATCATCAAGGCTTGTGTATCAAGCGAAAAACGGCGAGGAATATATTCTGAATCTGATAGATACTCCTGGCCATGTAGACTTTACCTATGAGGTATCAAGAAGCCTTAAGGCCTGCGAAGGTGCTATTCTTGTAGTTGACGCCACACAGGGCGTCGAAGCGCAGACGCTTGCAAACGTGTATCTGGCTTTAGAGCAAGACCTAGAGATCATTCCAGTGCTTAACAAGATCGACCTGCCGAGCTCAAGGCCGGAAGAGGTCATCCAGGAAATTGAAGATATCGTAGGCATCGTCGCAGAAGACGCGCCGCAGATCTCAGCGAAAAACAGCATCAATATCGACAGCGTGTTAGAAGCGATCGTCGAAAGGGTTCCGCCTCCGTCAGGTGACGAGGACGGTCCGCTAAAAGCGCTTATCTTCGACTCGTATTACGATTCGTACAAGGGTGCGGTCGCTTATGTCAGAGTCCTTGACGGTTCGATCAAAAAAGGCGACTGGATCAAGATGATGGCTAAGAATGTAAGCTATGAAGTGACAGAAGTCGGTATCTTCACACCGGCCATGATTCCTACTAAAATACTGCAAGCCGGCGATGTTGGATATATCACAGCGAGTATCAAGAATGTTAAGGACTGCACTGTCGGTGATACGATCACCTATAGGGACAATCCTACAGCAGAGGCGCTTCCTGGCTACAAACCGGCGACGCCGATGGTATTCTGCGGTATTTACCCTGCTGAGGGTCAGGATTTTGAAGTGATCAGGGACGCTCTTGAGAAGCTACAACTGAACGATGCGGCGCTTACTTTCGAACCGGAGACGTCCGTGGCCCTTGGTTTCGGTTTCAGATGCGGCTTCCTAGGGCTCCTGCATATGGAAATCATTCAGGAAAGACTGGACAGGGAGTTCGGTCTCGATCTTATATCGTCAGCTCCTAGTGTAATCTACCGGGTGACAAAAACAAGCGGCGAAGTGGTTATGGTTCAGAATCCGTCCAATCTTCCGCCTACAAGCGAGATACTCACGAATGAGGAGCCTATTGTCACCTGTGACATCATGGTGCCAAAAGACTATGTCGGTTCGGTGATGGAACTTTGTCAGAACAGACGTGGCGTGATGCTCGAGATGGAATACCTTGATGAAAGACGCGTGCAGCTTCACTACGAAATGCCACTTAATGAAGTTATCTATGACTTCTTTGACGCGCTTAAGTCAAAGACGCGCGGTTACGGATCGCTTGATTATGAGTTTAAGGAATACAGGGTTTCTGATCTCGTCAGAATGGATATCCTCCTTAATAAGGAAATGGTCGATGCCTTCTCGCTGATCGTTCACGAATCTTCTGCTTATGCACGTGGAAGAAAAATTTGTGAACGACTCAAGGAAGAGATTCCAAGACAGATGTTCACGATTCCTATCCAGGCGACAATCGGTACAAAGGTCATCGCCAGAGAAACGATCAACGCGCTTAGAAAAGACGTACTTGCCAAGTGTTATGGCGGTGATATCTCGCGTAAGAAAAAATTATTGGAAAAGCAAAAAGAGGGTAAGAAGCGTATGAGACAAATGGGTAATGTAGAAGTCCCACAACACGCTTTCTTAGCAGTTCTTAAGTTTGACGATAGCAAGTAGTGTTTGATAGGACGACTCAGTTGAATAGATTGAGTCGTCTTTTTTTATAAAAGGAGGTAGCCATGTCCCATCTTTATCTACATATACCGTTCTGTGAACATCGGTGCGGCTATTGTGATTTTGTGTCTTCAGAAGATCTTAGCTTTGTGGACGTGTATGTGTCCGCCCTAATAAAAGAAATTGGTCTTTTACATAAGAAGCATCCTACCCCCTTGAAAACGGTCTATTTTGGCGGTGGGACGCCGTCGATCCTATCGGCGATACACTTTGAACGGATTATCTCCAAGATAAAATCCACCTTTGGACTGCCTAGTGAGGAGTTCACGGTAGAGGTGAATCCTGAGAGTGTATCCAAAGAGAAAATGACAGCGCTTGTAAGGCTTGGGGTGAATAGGGTCAGCATGGGAATGCAAGCCAAGCAGACAAGGCTGCTTGAGGTTCTAGAGAGAAGGGCGACCTTTGAAACCGTCGTAGACGCATACGGTCTGATCAGGTCTTCGGGGATAAAAAACATCAGCCTGGATCTGATCTACGGAATACCTGGCCAGACGCTAGATGATGTTGAGGAAAGCCTCCAGGCGATCATCGAGCTAAGTCCGGAGCATGTCTCGACCTATGCTCTGAAAGTAGAGCCTGAAACACCCATGGCAAGAGAACTTGAGAAAGGCCTGATCAGCATGCTTGATGACGATACCTATGCTGATCAGCTGGATCTAATCATAGAAACACTTGAAAATAAGGGGTATGTCCGCTATGAGATATCAAACTTTTCAAAACCTTCTTATGAAAGTAAGCATAACATGTCATACTGGCGTGGTGTGACGACTCTCGGGGTAGGGATGGGAGCGGTCTATCTTTTAGGAAACGAACGGGTGGAGAACATCAAAACAATGGGGACCTACCTTAATATGCTGGATGACAATAAGCTTCCCATAGACAACAAGGTTATTCTAGACGCCGAGGAGCGTCTTTATGAAGCCCTTCTTTTAGGTTTCAGGCTCAAGGAAGGAATCGACACAAGTTTGATTGGAGAGCGTTTTGATGTCGATTTTGAAGAGGTGTACGCGGAATGGGCACGAAAGTACATAGGATACGGTCTGCTTGAGAAGACTGACCGTGGCTACAGGTTGACCAATCAGGGCATGAATATAGCCAACGTGCTCCTTATGGAGCTGTGATGTACACAAAAAGTTCATATTCAATTTTTCGCAGAAGTCTTGACATGATTTTGAGATGGTAGTATATTTATTACAAAGATATTAGCACTCTTAAAAGTCGAGTGCTAACAAAGCGAGGTAGCTATGCAACTAGGTGATCGGAAGCTTCGAATTTTAAAGGTCATCATCGATGACTATATAAATACCGCCCAACCGGTTGGTTCCCGTACCATCTCCAAGAAACCTTCCATTACGGTAAGTTCGGCCACTATTAGAAACGAAATGGCCGATTTGGAGGAACTGGGTTATCTGATGCAGCCCCATACGTCTGCAGGAAGGATACCGTCCGATCTTGGGTACAGACTCTATGTCGATCTGATTGAAGGATCCTTTGAACTGGGACATGAGCAAAAAGGGCTGATTCAGTCGATGCTTGCCTCAAGCATCATCGAAATTGAAGATGTCATTTTGCACGCGCTCTCCCTTCTGTCCAAAATGACAGGTCTGACCACTGTGATCAGCATGCCTCTCTTTAAAAAGAGCCGACTGAAGAACATGAAACTGATCAAGGTCAACGAAAGCAAAGTGTTGATGATCATGGTTTCGGATACGGGAGTGGTGAAAAGCATCACCCTCGGAATCAAGGACCTGAATCAAGAGGTGCTTGACCTGATCGCCGACTGTCTCCTTATGAGGTTTGTGGATACGGCAATCGAATCCATCAATCTGAAACAGATCTATGCGATCAAGCCCGAGCTTGGATCCTATTCGGGGGTCATCGATTATCTGATGCCCATACTGAGGGATTCGCTTAGAGAAATCGAGGACTTCGAGGTTTATGTGGATGGTGTGAACAACGTCTTCAGGCTTCCTGAGTTCAACGATATCGACAGGGCAAAAAAATTCTTGGATCTGATGGGGGATAAGAAACTGATTTACCGTGCCCTTGAAGACGCATCGGATGAGATGCTTGTCAAAATCGGACACGAGAATGAAATTGAGGAACT comes from the Fusibacter sp. A1 genome and includes:
- the hemW gene encoding radical SAM family heme chaperone HemW, which codes for MSHLYLHIPFCEHRCGYCDFVSSEDLSFVDVYVSALIKEIGLLHKKHPTPLKTVYFGGGTPSILSAIHFERIISKIKSTFGLPSEEFTVEVNPESVSKEKMTALVRLGVNRVSMGMQAKQTRLLEVLERRATFETVVDAYGLIRSSGIKNISLDLIYGIPGQTLDDVEESLQAIIELSPEHVSTYALKVEPETPMARELEKGLISMLDDDTYADQLDLIIETLENKGYVRYEISNFSKPSYESKHNMSYWRGVTTLGVGMGAVYLLGNERVENIKTMGTYLNMLDDNKLPIDNKVILDAEERLYEALLLGFRLKEGIDTSLIGERFDVDFEEVYAEWARKYIGYGLLEKTDRGYRLTNQGMNIANVLLMEL
- a CDS encoding ComEC/Rec2 family competence protein encodes the protein MIHYLFGFYLLSVFKVKWTYMGAIVLFLTLLSPKNQKMRIIVAVLLAVLFMGLNGCDAYENLELNEREYGFIYQINGNSADFHTLAGDASYKFRLNSYRLKDMKGGSYVYLDRPAYKVNETMNSDGFDYGSYLRSKGYDGWLECEGIVLVDPVVEDVLLRRVSEAIRVFFVRRGENFSGITRSLYHALILGEVGDDGFFVESRELGLMHLFVISGFHFAIVTTLVAGAMKLVLHGRYRLIQYGTLSCCLVFFLGINKGFGSQRALLLLLILHIVFISKRVATTGHLLICICFFWGVLNPHVFYNMGFQLTMLASWAIAWTSRKSAYLEIGVPTLKGLLLSASVLLFTMPFILWNMGSGSLVSLLLLPLITPLVTLILVLFLLNLVLSVPITEAMIAFAADGLANWIKALVLWSHPLTKLNVSMDMTLVLALIVMMIGLIVSHRLKFVGFGLGHRMILSAFICGVLVMGRVDWGTVIRTYALSDGESYLIKTPQATVVYDAGNDEELIGLLRKSGVCVVDYLVISHPHQDHIGQLGDLLDAFSVGEVIQDIDGYRLLELEGMTMELFRIESPVTDMNDRSISLLINAPMATVLLTGDLEEEGMLDLIARLDCDVDILKAPHHGSYNGCYQQMLVHFDPEYVIISGGRGKRVDKSKTIHDLTSMNLPFYDTMVHGELVIRRQNDGFIIETLGD
- the hrcA gene encoding heat-inducible transcriptional repressor HrcA, with the protein product MQLGDRKLRILKVIIDDYINTAQPVGSRTISKKPSITVSSATIRNEMADLEELGYLMQPHTSAGRIPSDLGYRLYVDLIEGSFELGHEQKGLIQSMLASSIIEIEDVILHALSLLSKMTGLTTVISMPLFKKSRLKNMKLIKVNESKVLMIMVSDTGVVKSITLGIKDLNQEVLDLIADCLLMRFVDTAIESINLKQIYAIKPELGSYSGVIDYLMPILRDSLREIEDFEVYVDGVNNVFRLPEFNDIDRAKKFLDLMGDKKLIYRALEDASDEMLVKIGHENEIEELQQLTVIAAPYKFNGKNDGRIGIIGPTRMNYDYVMSTIQYIADTLSNIFSGINL
- the rpsT gene encoding 30S ribosomal protein S20, which produces MANIKSAKKRISVIATKTARNKSRKSAMRTAIKRVNEAVESGDKALAAERLQKATKTISMTATKGTIHKATASRLVSRLAKRVNALG
- the lepA gene encoding translation elongation factor 4 — its product is MSKRQEHIRNFSIIAHIDHGKSTLADRLIETTGMLTKREMKEQILDSMDLERERGITIKLQSSRLVYQAKNGEEYILNLIDTPGHVDFTYEVSRSLKACEGAILVVDATQGVEAQTLANVYLALEQDLEIIPVLNKIDLPSSRPEEVIQEIEDIVGIVAEDAPQISAKNSINIDSVLEAIVERVPPPSGDEDGPLKALIFDSYYDSYKGAVAYVRVLDGSIKKGDWIKMMAKNVSYEVTEVGIFTPAMIPTKILQAGDVGYITASIKNVKDCTVGDTITYRDNPTAEALPGYKPATPMVFCGIYPAEGQDFEVIRDALEKLQLNDAALTFEPETSVALGFGFRCGFLGLLHMEIIQERLDREFGLDLISSAPSVIYRVTKTSGEVVMVQNPSNLPPTSEILTNEEPIVTCDIMVPKDYVGSVMELCQNRRGVMLEMEYLDERRVQLHYEMPLNEVIYDFFDALKSKTRGYGSLDYEFKEYRVSDLVRMDILLNKEMVDAFSLIVHESSAYARGRKICERLKEEIPRQMFTIPIQATIGTKVIARETINALRKDVLAKCYGGDISRKKKLLEKQKEGKKRMRQMGNVEVPQHAFLAVLKFDDSK
- the holA gene encoding DNA polymerase III subunit delta, with protein sequence MSYKEFYEDIKSESFKSLYVFYGPEKLLIESMLEQARTKCLLEHVADFNYVVKEAEGITYQDAFSMIEMLPVMDERRIVVLKEPTFLVKDEWGDKSVSSFIKYHENNQQIMTILVMSGIDKRKKAFKDIAKIGKLVHFDHLDERELFKWIKQEAKKGGKTISDSACHVFVDRTGYLNKETEMDLYGLLGLIKTLMHGTSSDEITKEQVISALKLSVDANIFVMVDSLFEGRAKVAFNQLYALVEGGEAAIKIMFMIQRHIRQLLKVKLLAKEGFSAKAISDTLGLKPFVVKKSLNQVSRLSVESLRNMLFDAQRADANMKSSLDPQTVLETLMTRILSR